From Pirellulales bacterium, a single genomic window includes:
- a CDS encoding DUF6263 family protein — MSTRALFTTATALLLATSTLAANAAAADEAVKLSWKFKKGEKLHYVVEQSTTTEGRFGGQAIKNDMKQTLDLAWTVNDVADDGTAHLTQTIRRVRLKMSQPGDPGVEYDSSSKEAPQGFAAQMAGVYKVLVDKPIKVKMSPLGTVSDVTLPEGLADEMKRSAGPGPAAAMFNEDVVKQMVGGPVFVLADHAVKKGETWKHQAAMSNPQIGKSTIEFTFTYLGTEKQDGKEFDKIGMSMKMSITPAGAGAPTVEIKSQQSEGDIDFDRAAGRLEKIRTKSKMAMAITAGGTKLDQAITSDNSMRLTDGKGDEKASETEK, encoded by the coding sequence ATGTCCACCCGCGCTCTGTTCACGACCGCCACCGCGTTGCTTCTGGCTACGTCGACGCTCGCCGCCAATGCGGCCGCGGCCGACGAGGCCGTGAAGCTTTCCTGGAAGTTCAAAAAGGGCGAGAAACTGCACTACGTCGTCGAGCAAAGCACGACGACCGAAGGCCGGTTCGGCGGACAAGCGATCAAAAACGACATGAAGCAGACGCTGGACCTGGCGTGGACGGTCAACGACGTCGCCGACGACGGGACGGCGCACCTCACGCAAACCATCCGCCGCGTGCGGCTGAAGATGAGCCAGCCCGGCGATCCGGGCGTGGAATACGATTCGTCGTCGAAAGAAGCTCCCCAGGGTTTCGCGGCCCAGATGGCCGGAGTTTACAAAGTGCTGGTGGACAAGCCGATCAAGGTGAAGATGAGTCCGCTGGGCACCGTCAGCGACGTCACGCTTCCGGAAGGGCTGGCCGACGAAATGAAGCGCTCTGCCGGACCGGGGCCGGCGGCGGCCATGTTCAACGAAGATGTTGTGAAGCAAATGGTCGGCGGACCGGTGTTCGTCTTGGCCGACCATGCGGTGAAGAAGGGCGAGACGTGGAAGCACCAGGCCGCGATGTCGAATCCGCAGATCGGCAAGTCGACGATCGAGTTCACTTTTACTTACCTCGGCACGGAGAAGCAGGATGGCAAAGAGTTCGACAAGATCGGCATGTCGATGAAGATGTCGATCACCCCCGCCGGCGCCGGCGCGCCGACCGTCGAGATCAAGAGCCAGCAGTCGGAGGGTGACATTGATTTCGACCGCGCCGCCGGCCGTCTGGAAAAGATTCGGACGAAATCGAAGATGGCCATGGCGATCACCGCCGGCGGCACCAAACTCGATCAAGCGATCACGTCCGACAACTCGATGCGCCTGACCGACGGCAAAGGCGACGAAAAGGCGTCCGAGACCGAGAAATAG
- a CDS encoding DUF488 domain-containing protein, with protein MPAEQPILYTIGHSTHSFDALLELLRQHGVTAVADVRSHPYSARLGHFNREELSSALEAAGIKYVFLGKELGARRDERDSYSGDRAAYERIAGLPGFAAGLERLRNGARDYRVALLCAEKEPLDCHRTVLVCRELRDEFEIRHILADGSLERHADTERRLVQETGVTRTLFDPPDLTDDDLVQQAYDERARKIAYRAAQEEVPQ; from the coding sequence ATGCCAGCCGAGCAACCGATTCTGTATACCATCGGCCATTCGACCCACTCGTTCGACGCCCTGTTGGAATTGCTGAGGCAACACGGCGTCACGGCGGTTGCCGACGTTCGTTCGCATCCTTATAGCGCGCGACTTGGGCACTTCAATCGCGAGGAGCTGTCGTCGGCGTTGGAGGCGGCCGGCATCAAATATGTCTTTCTCGGCAAAGAACTGGGCGCGCGACGCGATGAACGCGACTCCTACTCGGGCGACCGGGCGGCCTACGAACGCATCGCCGGGCTGCCCGGCTTCGCGGCCGGTCTGGAGCGGCTGCGCAACGGCGCCCGCGATTACCGAGTGGCCTTGTTGTGCGCCGAAAAAGAGCCGCTCGATTGCCACCGCACGGTGCTCGTTTGCCGCGAGTTGCGGGACGAGTTCGAGATCCGGCATATTCTGGCAGACGGCAGCCTGGAGCGCCACGCCGACACCGAGCGCCGCCTCGTTCAAGAGACCGGCGTCACGCGGACCTTGTTCGATCCGCCGGACCTGACCGACGACGATCTCGTGCAGCAGGCCTACGACGAGCGAGCGCGAAAGATCGCTTACCGCGCCGCACAAGAGGAGGTGCCCCAGTGA
- a CDS encoding UDP-glucose/GDP-mannose dehydrogenase family protein, with the protein MKIAIVGTGYVGLVTGACFAETGNDVTCVDVDAQKIARLTEGDVPIYEPGLGEIVVRNSEDGRLHFTTDLASAVGPARLVFLAVGTPSADDGSADLSTLWTVVDQIAGLLAHDAIVITKSTVPVGTNTAIWQRLREHTGRECDVASNPEFLKEGAALDDFMKPDRVVVGVRRPEVAEELRELYAPFLRTEKPFLVMSPESAEMTKYVSNALLSTKISFINEVANLCERMQADINDVRRGIGHDSRIGFAFLFPGVGYGGSCFPKDVRALKAMARAHGIEPRLLAAVDAVNEQQKTVMFAKLARRFARFDGRKIAVWGLAFKPRTDDIREAPALTLIDELLAQGAHVQVHDPEAMENVRGRYGDRLLYAESKYDALNGAEALVIMTEWKQFVHPDFDEMRRRMKSPLIFDGRNIYEPAHVRAAGFAYESIGRAPVEATISSAIVR; encoded by the coding sequence ATGAAAATCGCCATCGTCGGCACCGGCTATGTGGGACTTGTCACCGGCGCGTGTTTTGCCGAAACCGGCAACGACGTGACCTGCGTCGATGTCGACGCCCAGAAAATTGCCCGCCTCACGGAAGGCGATGTGCCGATCTATGAGCCGGGCCTGGGCGAGATCGTGGTGCGCAACAGCGAAGACGGCCGGCTGCACTTCACCACCGACCTGGCCTCGGCGGTCGGGCCGGCACGGCTGGTGTTCTTGGCAGTCGGCACGCCCAGTGCCGACGACGGCTCGGCCGACCTCAGCACGTTGTGGACGGTGGTCGACCAGATCGCCGGCCTTCTCGCGCATGACGCAATCGTGATTACCAAAAGCACGGTGCCCGTGGGAACCAACACCGCCATTTGGCAGCGGCTGCGGGAACACACCGGTCGCGAGTGCGACGTGGCCAGCAATCCTGAGTTCTTGAAAGAGGGGGCCGCGCTGGACGACTTCATGAAGCCCGACCGGGTCGTGGTCGGCGTCCGTCGGCCGGAAGTGGCCGAGGAATTGCGCGAGCTTTATGCGCCCTTCCTGCGGACGGAAAAGCCGTTTCTGGTCATGTCGCCGGAGAGCGCCGAGATGACCAAGTACGTTTCCAACGCGCTGCTCTCGACCAAAATCAGCTTCATCAACGAGGTGGCCAATCTTTGCGAACGGATGCAAGCCGACATCAACGACGTGCGCCGCGGCATCGGGCACGACAGCCGCATCGGCTTCGCCTTTCTGTTTCCCGGCGTCGGCTACGGCGGCAGTTGCTTTCCCAAGGACGTGCGGGCACTGAAGGCCATGGCCCGCGCCCACGGAATCGAACCCCGCTTGCTGGCCGCCGTCGACGCCGTGAACGAACAGCAGAAGACGGTGATGTTCGCCAAGCTGGCCCGGCGTTTCGCCCGTTTTGACGGCCGAAAGATCGCCGTTTGGGGCCTGGCGTTCAAGCCCCGCACCGACGATATCCGCGAGGCGCCCGCCCTGACGCTGATCGACGAGCTGTTGGCGCAGGGCGCTCACGTGCAGGTCCACGATCCCGAGGCGATGGAGAACGTGCGCGGCCGCTACGGCGACCGGCTGCTCTATGCCGAAAGCAAATACGACGCGCTCAACGGCGCCGAAGCGTTGGTGATCATGACCGAGTGGAAGCAGTTCGTACACCCGGATTTCGACGAAATGCGCCGGCGGATGAAGTCGCCGCTGATCTTCGACGGCCGCAACATCTATGAGCCGGCGCACGTCCGCGCCGCGGGCTTTGCCTATGAGTCGATCGGCCGCGCGCCGGTAGAAGCTACCATTTCTTCGGCAATCGTGCGATGA
- a CDS encoding response regulator, which produces MHGRIPTTTTILIIDDETSAIDDVAHALRLTDYACQWATSETEAVECVRRATPDLVVSDIDLAGSSGLELCQQLRQYPGMADVPVIFISGAQIPDVVRQARMAGGVYFLRKPFDPEVLIELVDKALWMPHVLRRQLQPCL; this is translated from the coding sequence ATGCACGGGCGTATTCCCACCACGACCACCATCCTGATCATCGACGACGAAACGAGCGCCATCGATGATGTCGCGCACGCTTTACGTTTGACCGATTACGCCTGCCAATGGGCGACCTCCGAAACCGAGGCCGTCGAGTGCGTCCGCCGCGCGACGCCCGACCTGGTTGTTTCGGACATCGACCTGGCGGGCAGCAGCGGCCTGGAGCTTTGCCAGCAGCTCCGGCAATACCCCGGAATGGCCGACGTGCCCGTGATTTTCATTTCCGGCGCTCAGATTCCCGACGTCGTGCGGCAAGCACGCATGGCGGGCGGCGTCTATTTTCTGCGCAAGCCGTTCGACCCGGAAGTACTGATCGAACTGGTCGACAAGGCGCTCTGGATGCCGCACGTGTTGCGCCGCCAGTTGCAGCCCTGCCTGTAA
- a CDS encoding DUF488 domain-containing protein gives MSSATAPMQANITLFTIGFTGKSAREFFERLERSGVRRLVDTRLNNVSQLAGFTKKRDLEYFLRAIADIDYTHDPGLAPTKDLLDDYKKKRIDWDEYARRFDELLRSRRPAERLTLDELDGACLLCSEPTPENCHRRLVAEYLKEEWTHVTIEHL, from the coding sequence GTGAGCTCCGCCACGGCGCCGATGCAGGCGAACATCACCTTGTTCACGATCGGTTTTACCGGCAAATCGGCCCGCGAATTCTTCGAGCGGCTCGAACGATCGGGCGTGCGCCGGCTGGTCGACACGCGGCTGAACAACGTTTCGCAGCTCGCCGGCTTCACCAAGAAACGCGACCTGGAATACTTTCTGCGCGCCATCGCCGACATCGATTACACCCACGATCCGGGACTGGCGCCGACCAAGGACCTGCTCGACGATTACAAGAAGAAACGCATCGACTGGGACGAGTACGCGCGGCGCTTCGACGAGTTGCTGCGGTCGCGGCGGCCGGCCGAGCGGCTCACGCTCGACGAACTGGATGGCGCCTGCCTGCTGTGCAGCGAACCGACACCGGAGAACTGCCATCGCCGGCTGGTCGCCGAATATCTCAAGGAGGAGTGGACACATGTAACCATTGAACACCTCTGA